The DNA segment AGGTAATTATAGTCCTTTTGGAAAAACTCTGATATTGATGAGGTTGAGACGGATTGATCATTTGGATAAGTTAGCATCGTTTTTAGGGTATCACTCTTTTTGATAATGCCTTCTTTTAGTACCGACACAGAATCAGCAAGTGCATATACATCATCTTCAAAATGCGTTACATATATTCCCAATACTCCCTCTTCCTTAAGTATTCGCCTAAGATCCTTTCTCAACTGAACTCGAGTTTTAATATCAAGATGAACAAGTGGTTCATCCATGAGCATTATTTTTGGTTTTGTTACAAGCATTCGTGCTAAGGATACTTTCTGCATCTCTCCACCGCTTAATCCAAGTATATTTCGGTCTAAAAGATGAGACAGTCCAAAGGATTCAACAAGTTTTTTAACCTTTAATTTATCATTATCCCTGTCACGTTTTCTAATACCAAATACAATATTCTCATAGACATTCAAATGTGGAAAGAGGCTCGGGTTTTGAAAAGAATATCCAATTCTTCTGGATTCAATAGGGATATTGGTTATATCGACATCATTGATGTAGATAGACCCTTTGTCAGGTTTGGTCAATCCCACTATTAGATTCAGAAGAGTGGACTTGCCACTTCCTGTGGGGCCAATTAATACCATAATCGTGTTATCCTGTAATTTCAGATCAATTGGTCCTAGCGTGAATTTTAAAAATGACTTGATAACATTAATTATTTCTATGGTCAACTGGATCGCTCCCTCATGATTCTCCAAAACTAAAGATTCTATTATTTTTTCTGGTATCACCACTTGATTTTTTCACAATTAAAGAATATACAATTATTAGAACTACTGATAGCAAAATAGACAAAATTATGCCCGGAATAGCTTGTGACAAACCTCCTATGGCATTATCTTCATATATCTGGATAGAAATGGTATGAGGATTATATGCTAACATCAGTGTCGCTCCTAATTCTCCAATTGCCCTTATCCACGTCATCATAATTCCCACCAAAATTCCTTTTTTTGCAAGTGGAATAGAAATTTTTATGAAAACTTCCCAATGCCTCTTTCCAAGAACTCGCGCAACATTTTCTAATGATTTATCTACCGAATCAAACGCAGCCATACTTGCAAGGATCATAAATGGAGAGGCAACATATGTTTGCGCTATGATGATTCCTATTATTGATTGAGTAAACTCGATATTAGGAAACAGTCTGTCCAAAAATGATTGAGGATTAAACACTCCCAAAAGCAGAGCACCACTTGCTAGTGGTGGCAATACTAAAGGAATAACAATAATAACTTGTGCAACAGATCTGCCTGGGAATTTATATCTTGATAAGCAATATGCCAGTGGTATGCCAAATATTGCTATTAACCCCGTGGATATTGACGCAGTGCCTATGCTTAAAACAAATGCGTCAATGACATCAGGCCTTATCAGAGATTCTAGTAAGTTGCTAGGTTCAACAAAAATAAAGATACCAGAGAGTGGATAAATAATATATGCTAAGGCAATTCCGGATAAAATACATATTACAAGTTTGAAGTTGATCAATCTAGTATTACTCATAGATTTCTTCTTTGAAAAAACTAGTTACCCTGATTGCATATATTATTATCGTATCTCACAACCCTCTCAAAACTTACGATAAAACATCATCGAGTCAACTTTCATTGAATTAATTCTGTATCCTCTTATAGTGCGTTTGAAGCTTTTACGGATTGATTGATCTTGCATAAATTGTCATCATATTTTAATCAAGATTTAAAATATCAGATCCTCTAAATGCCTACAGTTTAGGAATATGACAATAGTCAGTTATTACGGTTCTTTGTTAGAGCATTCATCATTTTTATCTTTCTTTTTTTTAATCAGGTCCACAAAAATAGGATAAAAATGGAAAAAGAGAGTAACTTTGTTGTTCAATTTTTATTTGTCTGTGTGGTGGATACTAATGCATTTACCCATTGTAGACAGGTAATTTAGAAAAGATATCGATTCTAAATAACGTTAATCAATTTCATCCTTTTAGGGCATTTAGAAGACTGATTTCCAATTCTAATTCATCACAATGAATAGTTAGTTTTTCAATTTTTGAATAGAGGTTGCGTATGCTTTGTAATTCATTAATCATTAATTTCCAAGTTTTGTTTTTGATATTTTTGTTAGTGTTATTATTCATTCCAATGTTATTAGGTATATTTCCACTTTGAGACGAGGCATCATCTAGAAAGGTGCTATTTTGAAATGAAACTACTAGCTGACTCATGTTTATGATATCTTCATTTGTTACGCCATTATTGGAAAGATACAGTAGTGAAGGAGCCACTAGGCTTTGGATTTGTAAATTTGATTTGTATTCTAGAATTTCATCCTTCAATTCATCCATTGTTGATCTCAATTCTTTTATTTTGATTTCAAATCCTAGTTTACTGTCATACTGATCCTCAATATCGTTGAGAAATTTTGCGACGGCATTTTGGACCGGCACATGATTGGCTAATGAGATTTCAAAAATTGTATAATAGAGTTGTTTAAGCTTCTTGAGGCCAAAACCCATTGCGATAAGTTCCGAGTATATTTTCATAGTTTGCCTAGAGACATCAAGTTGACAATTAAAAGAGTCGATCTGTTTGAACAAGTTCTGGTGCACAGGAATATTCACATCTATGTCATTTTGAATATGATCTCTTTCATGGCTCAACGATCGGATTTGTTTGTATTCGTTTATAATGTCAAGGAAATTATAATTGTATTTTTTAAAGTCTCTGATAATTGATGAAAAAACTATAATTTCATCATCTAAATTCATATTATGATTATCAGCCAAATTTTGTTTTAAGAAATTATACCACTCCAAATGAGTTAGAATGTTATTGTTTTTGTCAATTGTTTCTTTAAGATTGTTTTCTAGATTTATTTTTTTATTCTCTGCAAAAGATATTTCATCGTAGAGTGATTTCCGGTATTGTTCCCGTTCTTTATGCTCTAGTTTGATTTGTTTGATATAATAAGAAACTTGCGAAATAAATGGGATTTCAATTGATACATTTTTTTCATTGGTTTGTTTCCTAGACGTATCACCTTTTACCTCATAGTTCTTTAGAATTACATCATTATTTTCCCGATTTTGAGCCCTTCTCAGATAAATTCTGTTAGCAAATTCATCTTCTTTATCGGTGGATAAAGAAAGATCAGGTTCTTTCTTAATAATGGACAGGAATTCACATTCAAGAGAAGGATAAAAATCAGACAAA comes from the Candidatus Nitrosocosmicus arcticus genome and includes:
- a CDS encoding ATP-binding cassette domain-containing protein codes for the protein MVIPEKIIESLVLENHEGAIQLTIEIINVIKSFLKFTLGPIDLKLQDNTIMVLIGPTGSGKSTLLNLIVGLTKPDKGSIYINDVDITNIPIESRRIGYSFQNPSLFPHLNVYENIVFGIRKRDRDNDKLKVKKLVESFGLSHLLDRNILGLSGGEMQKVSLARMLVTKPKIMLMDEPLVHLDIKTRVQLRKDLRRILKEEGVLGIYVTHFEDDVYALADSVSVLKEGIIKKSDTLKTMLTYPNDQSVSTSSISEFFQKDYNYLEGCVTESTNGITTFKVGEHKFEILGDYPISSTVGVLIKPEDIILAVDFVRTSARNIIKTKVAAIDDANIKTGILNIHLVINNVSLMSRITRESKEHLKIVNGASVYAIFKVTAPHIVREEKSK
- a CDS encoding ABC transporter permease, which encodes MSNTRLINFKLVICILSGIALAYIIYPLSGIFIFVEPSNLLESLIRPDVIDAFVLSIGTASISTGLIAIFGIPLAYCLSRYKFPGRSVAQVIIVIPLVLPPLASGALLLGVFNPQSFLDRLFPNIEFTQSIIGIIIAQTYVASPFMILASMAAFDSVDKSLENVARVLGKRHWEVFIKISIPLAKKGILVGIMMTWIRAIGELGATLMLAYNPHTISIQIYEDNAIGGLSQAIPGIILSILLSVVLIIVYSLIVKKSSGDTRKNNRIFSFGES